In Bacteroidia bacterium, a single genomic region encodes these proteins:
- a CDS encoding DoxX family membrane protein produces the protein MVAAKNSPFLRNKKVVNPKVMFVLWTFRILVGILFLISGFIKVNDITGFAYKLEEYFHVFERNLFPGFIHFTPFSIAIAAAIAIFEVFTAITLLLGYVPRFTTSSMLLMIIFFTLLTGYSFRTGLVSDCGCFGDVLKLTPLESFIKDLVLMGMIGFLFVHREKITNFWENIVNDILVPIVFAGTCFLTWYNWANLPMLDFLPYKVGADIKHNTTTLNEKGEFIAKDYTPIGLDCKMDEFEGNTFIIIMRDMASINSDEYVSLTNLAIRLSRKEIKVLGATASTRDVKSATIANYKIPFCVASMDQTVLKTMIRSNLGFMLLKNGICLGKWHGNNLPQDTEVLGLLR, from the coding sequence ATGGTAGCTGCCAAGAATTCACCATTTTTAAGAAACAAAAAAGTCGTTAATCCCAAAGTAATGTTTGTATTATGGACATTTCGGATTTTAGTAGGTATTTTGTTTTTAATATCTGGGTTCATCAAGGTAAATGACATTACTGGTTTTGCATACAAGTTAGAAGAGTACTTTCACGTCTTTGAGCGGAACTTATTTCCGGGGTTTATTCATTTTACGCCTTTTTCGATAGCGATAGCTGCTGCCATTGCTATTTTTGAGGTTTTTACAGCTATTACACTTTTGTTAGGCTACGTTCCCCGCTTCACCACAAGTTCTATGCTGCTGATGATAATCTTTTTTACGCTACTCACTGGATACTCATTCAGAACCGGCTTAGTTTCGGATTGTGGTTGTTTTGGCGATGTGCTGAAACTAACCCCCCTTGAATCTTTCATAAAAGATCTTGTGTTGATGGGCATGATTGGCTTCTTATTCGTTCATAGAGAAAAAATCACAAATTTCTGGGAAAATATTGTTAATGATATACTTGTACCCATCGTTTTTGCAGGCACTTGTTTCTTAACTTGGTATAATTGGGCAAATTTACCGATGTTGGATTTTTTACCCTACAAAGTAGGTGCTGATATAAAACATAACACCACAACTTTAAACGAAAAAGGAGAATTTATAGCCAAAGATTATACTCCCATTGGACTTGACTGCAAAATGGATGAGTTTGAAGGAAATACATTCATCATAATCATGCGGGATATGGCCTCCATTAATAGTGATGAGTATGTGAGCCTTACAAACTTAGCAATACGGCTTTCCCGCAAAGAAATAAAAGTCTTAGGAGCTACTGCCTCTACCAGAGACGTTAAAAGTGCTACTATTGCAAATTACAAAATTCCTTTTTGCGTAGCAAGTATGGACCAAACCGTGCTGAAAACGATGATACGTTCAAACTTGGGATTTATGCTGCTGAAAAATGGAATTTGCTTGGGAAAATGGCACGGAAATAATCTACCGCAGGATACCGAAGTCTTAGGATTACTACGTTAA
- the prmC gene encoding peptide chain release factor N(5)-glutamine methyltransferase, giving the protein MNAAHWLSEFQKTLTPYYSSGEAREITFRVLEAITNQNRIQLLAQNTTFSAKQNQTIVQYLQRLRQHEPVQYVMGYTYFDDLKITVSPAVLIPRPETAELVYLVYERIKQQANISILDCCTGSGCIALLIKKLIPESTVMGWDISLESLAIARQNAQQLQLSVDFSQVDLLSGMYPKTTVDVIISNPPYVPASEKHTIMPHVVDYEPNIALFSPETDPIIFYRYLILLAQEQLSPNGFVAIEHHYTQQETLINLFQENKFSSVLPFNDQFGEKRFIIASL; this is encoded by the coding sequence ATGAATGCTGCACACTGGCTTTCCGAATTTCAAAAAACACTTACACCATACTATTCATCAGGAGAAGCTCGTGAAATCACATTCAGAGTCCTTGAAGCCATTACTAACCAAAATAGAATTCAACTATTAGCTCAAAACACAACCTTTTCTGCCAAACAAAATCAAACAATAGTTCAATATTTGCAACGGCTGAGGCAGCACGAACCCGTTCAGTATGTTATGGGTTACACTTATTTTGATGACTTAAAAATCACCGTTTCGCCTGCAGTACTCATCCCAAGGCCGGAAACTGCAGAACTGGTTTACTTGGTTTATGAACGTATCAAACAACAAGCCAACATTTCAATATTAGATTGCTGCACAGGAAGCGGATGTATTGCATTGTTAATTAAAAAATTAATTCCCGAATCAACCGTTATGGGTTGGGATATTAGCTTAGAAAGCTTAGCTATTGCCCGCCAAAATGCACAACAATTACAACTTTCTGTTGATTTTTCCCAAGTAGATTTACTTTCTGGAATGTATCCAAAAACAACAGTTGATGTAATCATTTCAAATCCTCCTTACGTGCCGGCAAGCGAAAAACATACAATAATGCCGCACGTTGTTGATTATGAACCAAATATAGCACTTTTTTCTCCAGAAACAGACCCTATCATTTTCTATAGATACTTAATCTTACTCGCGCAAGAACAACTATCACCCAATGGATTTGTAGCCATAGAACACCACTATACCCAACAAGAAACATTGATAAATCTTTTTCAGGAAAATAAATTTTCTTCAGTGCTCCCGTTTAATGACCAATTTGGAGAAAAAAGATTCATAATAGCATCTCTTTAA
- a CDS encoding KUP/HAK/KT family potassium transporter: MSGQQSHANKVSLAGLLVTLGIVYGDIGTSPLYVLKALVGESIITQDLVLGGISCVIWTLTLQTTFKYVILTLRADNNGEGGILSLYALVRKRSKILVFPAIIGACALLADGIITPPISVTSAIEQLSLLNSEIPTVPIVTGIILALFLVQQFGTERIGIMFGPIMFIWFLMLAVLGVSKIPGHTEVLMAVNPYYAINFITNVPNGFWLLGAVFLCTTGAEALYSDLGHCGRNNVRMSWIFVKICLILNYFGQGAWLLSKVGQQTNDGTGPMLDLNPFFEIMPNWFMYLGIAIAATAAIIASQALISGAFTLISEAIRLNIWPKFKIKYPSNVKGQLYIPAINWMLLTGCLVVVWYFRESANMEAAYGLSITITMLMTTWLLTYYLISRNVSRKIVIPITLIFLSLEASFLIANLSKFTHGGWVTLLVGGLLFTVMWTWLKSRKIKDRLTEFVDLEPHLGTLRELSNDKSVNKYATHLVYMTASNDPSKIESKVLYSIINKRPKRADIYWFIHVDTLDDPHTTEYQVKTILQEDIIWINFRLGFRIEPRINLLLRYVIEDMVKNKEVNITSRYESLNRNNITGDFRFVVLEKYLSNENDLPFFESLVMQLYFLIKEYSLPEDKAFGLDTSSVKVEKVPLIISAAKKIQLTRISY, encoded by the coding sequence ATGAGTGGGCAGCAAAGTCATGCTAACAAAGTTAGTTTAGCAGGGTTATTAGTAACCCTTGGGATTGTTTATGGGGATATTGGAACTTCCCCTTTGTATGTACTAAAAGCACTTGTGGGAGAATCAATTATCACGCAAGATTTGGTTTTAGGGGGGATTTCTTGTGTCATTTGGACACTTACTTTGCAGACCACATTTAAGTACGTAATTTTGACTTTACGTGCTGATAATAACGGTGAAGGGGGCATTTTATCTTTATATGCTTTGGTAAGGAAGCGAAGTAAAATTTTAGTGTTTCCGGCCATTATAGGAGCCTGTGCGCTGCTGGCAGATGGGATAATAACCCCGCCCATTTCGGTTACTTCCGCCATAGAGCAGCTTAGCCTCCTAAACTCCGAAATCCCAACCGTCCCAATTGTTACCGGAATCATTTTAGCATTGTTTTTAGTACAGCAATTTGGTACAGAACGAATTGGGATAATGTTTGGGCCGATTATGTTTATCTGGTTCTTGATGTTAGCAGTACTTGGCGTGAGTAAAATACCTGGTCATACAGAGGTTTTGATGGCCGTTAATCCATATTATGCTATTAACTTCATTACGAACGTTCCCAATGGTTTTTGGTTATTGGGGGCAGTTTTCTTATGTACTACGGGAGCTGAAGCCTTGTATTCAGATTTAGGGCACTGTGGCCGAAACAACGTGCGGATGAGCTGGATATTTGTAAAAATCTGTTTGATTTTAAATTATTTTGGGCAAGGTGCTTGGCTGCTTAGCAAAGTGGGGCAGCAAACCAATGACGGCACCGGCCCAATGCTAGACTTAAATCCATTCTTTGAAATCATGCCAAATTGGTTCATGTATCTCGGAATAGCAATTGCGGCTACGGCTGCTATCATCGCAAGCCAAGCGTTAATATCCGGAGCCTTTACACTCATCAGCGAAGCTATCCGCCTGAATATCTGGCCAAAATTTAAAATCAAATATCCTTCAAACGTAAAAGGGCAGTTATACATTCCGGCTATCAACTGGATGCTACTAACCGGCTGTTTAGTAGTTGTTTGGTATTTTAGAGAATCTGCCAATATGGAAGCAGCATACGGCTTATCTATTACCATAACGATGCTGATGACTACTTGGTTGCTAACCTATTATTTGATTAGCCGTAATGTTTCCCGAAAAATAGTTATCCCGATAACGCTCATATTCCTGTCCCTTGAAGCCTCTTTCTTAATTGCTAATTTAAGCAAATTTACACACGGCGGCTGGGTAACGCTGCTTGTCGGCGGCCTTTTATTCACCGTAATGTGGACGTGGCTAAAATCCCGAAAAATCAAAGATAGACTAACAGAATTTGTTGATTTAGAACCCCATTTAGGAACCCTACGGGAACTTTCAAACGATAAGTCTGTCAATAAATATGCTACACATTTGGTGTATATGACTGCCTCAAATGACCCTTCCAAAATTGAATCAAAGGTATTGTATTCCATCATTAACAAAAGACCCAAACGTGCTGATATTTATTGGTTTATTCACGTTGATACCTTAGATGACCCACATACTACCGAGTATCAGGTAAAAACAATTTTACAAGAAGATATTATCTGGATCAACTTTCGCTTAGGGTTCAGAATTGAACCCAGAATTAACCTGCTGCTTCGGTACGTTATTGAAGATATGGTTAAAAATAAGGAAGTAAACATCACCAGCCGCTACGAATCATTAAACCGGAATAACATTACCGGAGATTTTCGCTTCGTAGTGCTTGAAAAATACCTCTCCAATGAAAATGATCTACCGTTTTTTGAGTCATTGGTAATGCAACTCTACTTTTTAATCAAGGAATATAGTTTACCCGAAGACAAAGCCTTCGGCTTGGATACCAGTTCCGTAAAAGTTGAAAAAGTACCTTTAATCATAAGCGCAGCCAAAAAAATTCAACTTACCCGAATTAGCTATTAA
- the ppk1 gene encoding polyphosphate kinase 1 gives MAQTQSTVNLQDPKYYINRELSWLRFNERVLEEAQDKRHPILERWKFATIFTTNLDEFFMIRVAGFKEQIDAEIVTHTPDGLTPREQLEKIYRLLHPMIASHSKTILEEIVPELRKKGVRFRNYQTLTDNQQEYVHKFFRNQVFPILTPLAIDPTHPFPKFRNLGLNLLVELREPFRKTGHKIAVVPLPGILPRYLYFNHHRKYDLILLEQIVEEHIDMLFPNMKIINISQFRITRNTDLDISEAEADDLLKMIEKEIRNQKHGEVIRLEVSDSMSESSRKTLVDIMKLHPNDLYVVKGMLGLDALKSLSDVIENPDIKDSPFVAAIPPALLNKSNIFEAIRKRDILLHHPYDSFYPIIELIKEAAKDPAVLAIKQTLYRTSGKSPIVAALKEAVANGKQVTALIELKARFNEETNIVWARELETAGATVIYGVMGLKTHCKVLQIVRKEKDDVVLYSHLSTGNYNETTAKIYTDLGLLTANRAIGEDLSELFNVLTGYSRQTGWRKIYIAPINMRQRCLELIEECIKYHTAEVPSRIRIVMNSLLDTEMIYQLYRASVAGVKIDLVIRGICSLIPGIKQVSENITVRSIVGRFLEHSRIYYFEYNGIVNLYSGSADWMPRNLNKRVEVMFPLDDDLVKQQTMDILDTMFKDNEKARILSPDGTYRKVDKLNTDSKELFSAQDYFLTFSQQRQRAVENVPFNQLQP, from the coding sequence ATGGCTCAGACGCAATCTACAGTAAATCTCCAAGACCCAAAATATTACATCAACCGCGAGTTAAGTTGGCTCCGATTTAATGAACGAGTATTAGAAGAGGCGCAGGATAAAAGACATCCCATTTTAGAGCGGTGGAAGTTTGCTACTATTTTTACCACAAATTTAGATGAGTTCTTTATGATTCGAGTTGCTGGGTTTAAGGAACAAATTGATGCAGAAATAGTTACACACACACCGGATGGATTAACTCCCCGTGAGCAATTAGAAAAAATTTATAGGCTACTCCATCCAATGATTGCAAGCCATTCTAAAACTATCTTGGAAGAAATTGTTCCCGAACTTCGCAAAAAAGGAGTGCGTTTTAGGAATTATCAAACACTTACGGATAACCAGCAGGAATATGTACATAAGTTTTTTCGGAATCAAGTTTTTCCTATTTTAACCCCATTAGCCATAGATCCAACGCACCCTTTTCCGAAATTCAGAAACCTTGGCTTAAATTTATTGGTAGAGCTTCGCGAACCTTTCCGAAAAACCGGCCATAAGATTGCCGTAGTACCTTTGCCCGGAATATTACCACGCTATCTATACTTTAATCACCACCGTAAGTATGACCTAATCCTCTTAGAGCAAATCGTGGAAGAACATATTGATATGCTTTTTCCCAATATGAAAATTATCAACATCAGCCAATTTCGGATTACAAGAAATACGGATTTAGATATTTCTGAAGCTGAAGCCGATGATTTACTGAAGATGATTGAAAAGGAAATCCGAAACCAAAAACATGGAGAAGTAATTCGCTTAGAAGTGAGCGACTCTATGAGTGAAAGCAGCCGCAAAACATTGGTGGATATTATGAAGTTGCACCCAAACGACCTATATGTGGTCAAAGGGATGTTGGGCTTAGATGCCTTAAAATCGTTATCTGATGTTATTGAAAATCCGGATATTAAAGATTCACCATTTGTGGCTGCGATACCACCGGCATTGCTAAATAAGTCGAATATCTTTGAAGCTATTCGCAAACGAGATATTTTACTGCACCACCCTTACGATAGCTTTTATCCCATTATCGAATTGATTAAAGAAGCGGCAAAAGACCCTGCGGTATTGGCCATCAAACAAACCTTGTATCGAACCAGCGGAAAATCCCCCATCGTAGCTGCTCTGAAAGAAGCCGTTGCCAATGGAAAACAAGTTACCGCCCTTATAGAACTCAAAGCAAGGTTCAACGAAGAAACCAATATCGTTTGGGCAAGAGAATTAGAAACCGCAGGTGCTACCGTTATTTATGGCGTAATGGGCTTAAAAACACACTGCAAGGTATTGCAGATAGTTCGGAAAGAAAAAGATGACGTTGTGCTGTATTCCCACCTAAGTACCGGAAACTATAATGAAACTACCGCTAAGATTTATACAGACTTAGGGCTGCTAACTGCGAACCGCGCTATCGGTGAAGACCTAAGTGAACTCTTTAACGTCCTAACAGGTTATTCCCGCCAAACCGGCTGGCGTAAAATCTATATAGCACCGATAAATATGCGTCAGCGATGCTTGGAACTCATTGAAGAATGTATCAAATACCATACCGCCGAAGTACCCTCCCGTATCAGAATCGTGATGAACTCCCTCTTAGATACCGAAATGATTTATCAGCTATACCGTGCCTCAGTAGCCGGCGTAAAAATAGACTTAGTCATTCGGGGAATTTGCTCTTTAATACCCGGCATCAAGCAAGTAAGCGAAAACATAACCGTGAGAAGCATTGTCGGTAGATTTTTAGAACATTCAAGGATTTATTACTTTGAGTATAATGGAATTGTAAACCTATATTCCGGTAGTGCAGACTGGATGCCCAGAAACCTAAATAAGCGTGTAGAGGTAATGTTTCCCTTAGATGATGATTTAGTGAAGCAACAAACAATGGATATTTTAGATACTATGTTTAAAGATAATGAAAAGGCAAGAATTTTATCACCCGATGGAACTTATCGAAAGGTAGATAAGTTAAATACAGACAGCAAAGAGTTATTTTCTGCGCAGGATTATTTTTTAACATTTTCACAGCAGCGTCAGCGGGCAGTAGAAAATGTGCCATTTAATCAACTACAACCATGA
- a CDS encoding PspA/IM30 family protein — protein sequence MVWDKFQKKIKQYVHKRKYGIDLDQRLEDPLLALGQIMRELQASISDHTKGLEVTKQRQAEIRQYIQQFQQEQHRLLQILDRARNNQNVSTHEIQQQIVLCQNQISQYEQLNLSMENSIKEVEQAIARLQFKLNETRAKEAVLILKRNTAQTEKELGRQLSRVDLDEQEAEINRMEAEAEALLQLTHTNDPQQELQVLDQELKKQIQLQEIENQLIKQKKETEKKQAQLLDKYFDVFNLKTKKEEPKLPDKQLLITDFFKPKDKNPDNIKNFFSEEKKSESSKDEILNSFFDPKDDSKKKKHPKDLLDDFFKD from the coding sequence ATGGTTTGGGATAAGTTTCAAAAAAAAATAAAGCAATACGTTCATAAGCGAAAGTATGGTATTGATTTAGACCAGCGGCTGGAAGACCCTCTTTTAGCATTAGGACAGATTATGCGGGAGCTGCAAGCCTCTATTTCTGACCACACCAAAGGATTGGAAGTTACCAAACAGCGTCAAGCAGAAATCCGCCAGTATATTCAGCAATTTCAGCAGGAGCAGCATCGGCTGCTGCAAATACTTGACCGCGCCAGAAATAACCAAAATGTTTCAACCCACGAAATTCAACAGCAAATTGTTCTCTGCCAAAACCAAATCTCTCAGTATGAACAGCTAAATCTTTCTATGGAAAACTCCATTAAAGAAGTAGAACAAGCTATCGCTCGATTGCAATTTAAACTTAATGAAACAAGGGCTAAAGAAGCTGTTTTAATCTTAAAAAGAAATACTGCCCAAACCGAAAAAGAATTAGGAAGGCAGCTCAGTCGGGTAGATTTAGATGAACAGGAAGCCGAAATTAATCGAATGGAGGCCGAAGCCGAAGCTCTTCTCCAATTAACCCATACCAACGACCCACAGCAAGAACTTCAAGTATTAGACCAAGAACTTAAAAAGCAAATTCAATTGCAAGAAATTGAAAATCAGCTAATTAAACAAAAAAAAGAAACTGAAAAAAAACAAGCCCAATTATTAGATAAATACTTTGATGTTTTTAACCTAAAAACTAAAAAAGAAGAACCAAAACTACCTGATAAACAGCTATTAATAACAGATTTTTTCAAACCAAAAGATAAAAACCCAGATAATATAAAAAATTTCTTTTCGGAAGAAAAAAAATCTGAGTCATCAAAAGATGAGATTTTAAATTCATTTTTTGACCCAAAAGATGACTCTAAGAAAAAAAAACATCCTAAAGATTTATTGGACGATTTTTTTAAGGACTGA
- a CDS encoding DNA alkylation repair protein: protein METKRIGAKRIAEIPKDILNKLNIGEIETANLVEYLALNQIELLYSIHFPKKLPPEWQFNLSELSVNQKVQQIGIYLFSWAKQESILPEVWAVIHNHKADMVRQWACFWLFAQYQEDISLLLDSILKYAKDPHFAVRESAWISVRPVLSNDIALSIRLLESWVQDADANVRRFAIEVLRPCGVWTKHIPILKKNPEIAAHLLEYVCADTSRYVQNSVANWLNDAGKYNPEWVKDLCTRWANTKEKTPETRYILKRALRNIQL from the coding sequence TTGGAAACCAAACGAATAGGTGCTAAAAGAATAGCAGAAATTCCGAAAGACATCCTAAATAAATTAAATATAGGTGAAATAGAAACCGCAAATCTGGTAGAATACTTAGCACTGAACCAAATAGAATTACTGTATTCAATTCATTTTCCGAAAAAATTACCTCCTGAATGGCAGTTTAATTTATCGGAATTATCTGTAAATCAAAAAGTTCAGCAAATTGGTATTTACTTATTTAGCTGGGCAAAGCAGGAAAGTATTTTACCCGAAGTATGGGCTGTTATCCATAACCACAAAGCAGATATGGTTCGGCAGTGGGCGTGTTTCTGGCTTTTTGCTCAATACCAAGAAGATATTAGTTTACTCTTAGATAGTATTTTGAAGTATGCTAAAGATCCCCACTTTGCCGTTCGAGAAAGTGCTTGGATAAGCGTTCGGCCTGTTCTTAGTAATGATATTGCCTTATCTATCAGGCTGCTGGAATCTTGGGTACAAGATGCTGATGCTAACGTCCGCCGTTTTGCTATTGAGGTACTTAGACCCTGCGGCGTTTGGACAAAGCATATTCCTATTCTAAAAAAGAACCCCGAAATAGCTGCCCATTTATTAGAATACGTTTGTGCCGATACCAGCAGATACGTCCAAAATAGTGTAGCAAACTGGCTCAACGATGCCGGAAAATACAACCCCGAATGGGTAAAAGACCTATGTACCCGTTGGGCAAATACCAAGGAAAAAACTCCTGAAACACGCTATATCTTAAAACGAGCACTTAGGAATATTCAGCTATGA
- a CDS encoding sigma-70 family RNA polymerase sigma factor: MTIRSTYHSRPSSGIEEAEDFTNDTHLEVSDNESDPTLNEEEYAFFETAMLPHLRSLYHFAYRLVGNADDANDLVQETYLKAFRFFHSFQKGSNEKAWLFRILKNSFINQYRKVTREPGKIDYEEAELFLNTGRARYAESIDARDKLFENALGDEISGALSALPDEFRMIVVLCDIENFSYEEIARITDVPIGTVRSRLHRARKMMKDKLIPYAISMGYLSK, encoded by the coding sequence ATGACTATAAGATCAACATACCATAGCCGCCCAAGTTCAGGGATAGAAGAAGCGGAGGATTTTACAAATGATACCCATTTGGAGGTATCGGATAATGAATCTGACCCAACGCTGAATGAAGAAGAATACGCTTTTTTTGAAACAGCGATGCTTCCGCACCTAAGATCATTGTATCACTTTGCCTACCGCTTAGTAGGTAATGCTGATGATGCAAATGACTTAGTGCAAGAAACTTACCTAAAAGCGTTCCGTTTTTTTCATAGCTTTCAAAAAGGCTCAAACGAAAAAGCATGGTTATTTCGGATATTAAAAAATAGCTTTATTAATCAATATCGAAAAGTTACCCGTGAACCCGGTAAAATAGATTATGAAGAGGCTGAACTGTTTCTAAACACAGGGCGTGCCAGATATGCAGAATCCATTGACGCAAGAGATAAATTATTTGAAAACGCTTTAGGAGATGAAATTTCCGGTGCCCTAAGTGCCTTACCAGATGAATTTAGAATGATTGTAGTTCTATGTGATATAGAAAACTTTAGCTATGAAGAAATAGCCAGAATCACAGACGTTCCCATAGGTACAGTTCGTTCTAGGCTGCACCGTGCCAGAAAAATGATGAAAGACAAGCTAATCCCCTACGCAATTTCAATGGGTTATCTATCTAAGTAA
- a CDS encoding LD-carboxypeptidase has protein sequence MIQRPPILYKGSTIGIIATARKVTPKEIQPALDRIIAEGFTYVLGNHLYDSEHQFSGTDEQRTLDLQMMLDNPKINAIWCARGGYGTTRILDKIHWKKFRRNPKWIIGYSDITVLLAEANRNNAQSIHGPMAVSLLNPGQEENLSLLFQILKGRQRIHYTIEQQHTRNRLGSCKGHLIGGNLSLLVHSIGTKSEPDFRNAILFIEDIDEYLYHIDRMMWQLKRSEKLKSLSGMIIGSFTDMKDNPVKFGHNAAEIIASTVAEYQFPVLFNFPAGHETANVPLIMGGSYTLNILENSASLTEFF, from the coding sequence GTGATTCAGCGCCCTCCCATTCTGTATAAAGGTTCTACTATTGGAATAATTGCAACAGCTCGAAAAGTTACTCCAAAAGAAATCCAGCCAGCTTTAGATAGAATTATAGCAGAAGGGTTTACATACGTTTTGGGAAATCATTTGTATGACAGCGAGCATCAGTTTTCCGGAACAGATGAGCAGCGTACCCTTGACCTGCAAATGATGTTAGATAACCCCAAAATAAATGCAATTTGGTGTGCCCGAGGCGGATACGGAACTACCCGAATCTTAGACAAAATTCATTGGAAAAAATTTAGACGTAACCCAAAATGGATTATCGGCTATAGCGACATAACGGTTCTATTGGCAGAAGCTAATAGAAATAATGCACAGTCAATTCATGGCCCCATGGCAGTATCCCTCCTAAATCCGGGACAAGAAGAAAATTTATCCCTGTTATTCCAAATTTTAAAAGGCCGCCAAAGAATCCATTATACCATAGAGCAACAACATACACGAAACCGCTTAGGAAGTTGCAAAGGACATCTAATAGGCGGAAATCTATCCTTGTTAGTTCACAGCATCGGCACAAAATCAGAACCAGACTTTCGCAATGCCATCTTGTTTATCGAAGATATTGACGAATATTTATACCACATAGATAGAATGATGTGGCAACTAAAACGTTCCGAAAAATTAAAATCCCTATCAGGAATGATTATTGGAAGTTTTACAGATATGAAAGACAATCCGGTTAAATTTGGCCATAATGCTGCCGAAATAATCGCTTCTACTGTTGCTGAATATCAGTTTCCGGTATTATTTAATTTTCCGGCAGGGCATGAAACGGCAAATGTTCCGTTAATTATGGGCGGCTCTTATACATTAAATATCCTTGAAAATAGTGCTTCTCTAACAGAGTTTTTTTAA